The Nitrospira sp. genome includes the window TGAGGCTGCGGCAGAATCGTCGTTTGCCGCCCGCGATGTGATGACCAAGGGGACGGTTGAACTCGGCGGGACCGTAGGATACGCGCAGGCCACCACGGCCTTAGGGAATGCGTCATCAGCCAATCGAAGCGCCGTCTTCGTCATGCCGCGAGTCGGCGTGGTGCTGACAGATCCGTTGGGAACCGGCTGGTGGCAAGGGAATGTCGAATTCCTGGTGCAGCCGGTATTTGCCCGATTCACCAAACCGTTTGCGGCGGAAGCTGCAGGCGGATCGTTCCTTATCCAGTATAACTTTCTCTCCTTCGGCCGATGGATGCCGTTCTGGGATGCCGGCGCGGGCATGATCTGGACCAACCTGGCGCCGCGGATCTCGGAACAGAGCACGCAGTTCGAGTTCACATTGGAAACGGGGCCTGGCGTCCACTATTTCGTGACGGATCGCCTCACCTGGACGATGGGGGTGCGACTGCACCACATTTCGAACGGCGGTCTCGGCGACCGGAATACCGGGATCAACGGCGTGCTGCCGTATGTCGGGATTTCATTCTTCACGCCGGGATTCTTCTGATCTCTGGGGAATCGTGGCGTGAGAACGCTGCTCGTGCAGGCGCTTTGAGATCGCCAAGTTCTCGGAAAGTTCCGCAAAGGAAGGCAATGTGATCAGGGAATTGTCGACCAAGGCGGCAAATCTCATGAATCTCAGATGCGCTCAATGGCATAGACATCGACGGGAGTGGGATACACGACAGGGTGCCAAGGAAAGGAGAACGCTATGACACACGAGATGCAGTGGAAATGTTTGTCTGGAGGGAGTGCGTGGATGTTCATTAAACTCTCCGCGATCATGCTGGTGATCGGCCTAGGGATGGACCTCTATCTCCCGCTCGCACATGGAGCAGATACGCTCGGGGGGTATATTCGACTCCTCTTTCTGGCGTTCTGGAGTAGCATTGTCGGGATTGCGAGTTTCGCACTGGCGACAGTGTTGCTGCTGACACGGACCATGACGGCGTGCCGCTGAGGCGGCATCAATGGTGCGAACGCCCATAGGTGTTTCTCCGTTGCAATGATCAGTGAGTGATGAAGGGAGCGATATGACGTACATGTCTGCTTGGAGTGCAGCGGTGGTGCTCACGATAACGTTTGGGTGCACCGTCTCTCACGCAGAGGCGTCTTTCGAGGTGGCTTCAGAACCGACGATTCGTGCCGCACAGGATGAGTCCCTACTTCATATTGACGCCGGAGGGCGGTTGTTCGAGCAAAGAGACCTGGAGGGTGCGGCCCGGGAGTTTCGTGAAGCGATCCGGCTCAGTCCTCTCAATCCCATGCCCCATAACAACCTTGGCATGATTCTCCATCTCCAAGGGCAGCCCGAAGCCGCGCTCGTAGAGTTCCGAGAATCCGTTGCGCTCAATCCCGGCTCTGCGCCGGCCTGGAGCAATCTTGGTTTTGCCTTCTTTGAGTTGGAGCAGCTGATCCCTGCAATGGAGGCCTGGCGGATTGCCGTGGACCTCAACCAGCAGATGGCCGGCACCTGGGCCGGTTTGGCGCTCGGCCTGTTCGCCGGTGGTCACGGGGACCAGGCAAGTGAGAGTTATCGGAAGGCGATTCACCTGGATCCGCACTACGCGGACCTCGCCGATCTTCAAACGGTTCGACATTGGAGCGTCCGGGCCCTCAACCACGCCGACATGATTTTGAGAGTGCTTGCAGCCCGGCAGCAAGCGTACCTTTCTGTTTCGTTGATGTGAGGATGCCGATGAGGATGTCGCACCCATAGATTGTCCTGGCAGTCAGTTGGATGCTTATCATGGCCGGAAACGTATTCGCTGTACCGCAACCAGAGGGAGTATTCGACGTCGATCACGAAGCCGCGCATCACGCGCCGTCGTAGAAGCCTCATATTCGGATACGTACTTAGAATCACGGCGCCGTGTTTGTGAAGATGGTTCTTCGGCTTGCAGGAGTCTCTGTGAAGACCTGTGGGGAAGATTTCGGCTGTCCCTGCCCGATGAAAAACCAGCCATCATACTTATGGCGCCCTTGCCGGTTGATAATTCAAAGACAAACGGTTGCTGCGCATGGATACGAGGATGAGTGCGGGGATGGGTCTTGAACCAGGTGTGAGTCGTGCCCGATTCAATCGAACTGATGAGCCCTACGGTCTGCAGGCCGTCTGCGCAAGCGCTCTTACGCGGGAAGAAACAACGGACTCCGGCGAGACAGGAGCGTGACGGTGTCCTGTCGCTATCGCCCTCTTGTGAACCTTGTGCGATGCACGCTTGTGTTGGCTGGAGTGCTCTTACAGTCCCCGCTCGCCTCAGCTCAATGGTCAGGCGAGATCCAGAACAACCTTTTTTACACCGACGATGTTGGTCTTTTCTCCGCCACACGCAGACTGTCCTTGCAGAATGACCCCACTCAGCCAGTCGTGGATCGAACCGGTCAGGGGAGCGACATGGTCTATGAGCCGTCCATCGACGTCCGGCGGACTTTCGAATCACGCTGGGGACGCACTGAATTGTCGGCGCAGGCGCAAGGCTTCATTTTTGCCGAGAATCCGGTCTTCAACCATGGGTCCTACCGTCTGCGTCTGACACAAGACGTTGCGCCTGACACGGCAATACGGCTGTACTATTTCTACGGGCCTAACTTGTTCGTCGGCAAAAATGATGAACGCCGTTCCGGGAAAGAACTGCTGGTCGATGAACGCGTGACGACTCATTTCTGGAGCGCCCACCTGGAGCGCCGCGTGGCCACGAACGTGACGGTGCGGCTTCTTGGGCGCTACGGGCTGCGGCAATACAACGAAGCCTTCAGCGAACGCGACACACGCTTCTGGACGGTCGGTCCACACGTCGAATGGAGTATCACTCCGCGGGTTCAATTGCTGATGGGGTACCATTACGAGCGCGGTCTAGCCGATGGGCGGCGCCAATCACAGCTCCATGATGACATCTCCTATGTCAATCACTATGCCTCAGCCGAACTGGTTGCACAGGCGATGGACAGGGTCAGCGTCCTTCTCGGATTCGACTATGAGCGTAATAATTTTACGAGCGGCTTGGCGGACGATGTGCATCGCGGCGCCCATGAGAACGTCTATCAAGGCGACCTGGAATTTCAGTACCGTTTCACCGACGCGATGACCCTGAAGTTTGGCTGTCAACATGGCAGTCGGAAGTTTAGCTTCGAACCCACCTCGGTCAACAATACCAACCTCTGGCTTGGTGGCGATTTCAAGTTTTGAGTGATGTATGGCCTGCGATCGTGCTGAGCCAGGCAACTTCTTGCCCTAGGTTTCTACAATATTCCAAGTCCTGTAAGTTGTATGACAGTTACCAACGCACGAGATCGTGCAGGATAGGTCTTAATGCCCCCGAGAGACTTGAAGCATGCCAGTTTGAGCTCGACGCCACGCGAAAGCAGGCTAATTATCCCGATTTCACTCGTGCTATAGAATTGTGACACGCCTTACTGAGGAGATCTCCATGCCCCGTCCGGATTTACTCTCCGCTCGCACCCGACTGCGGAAACAGCTGCCACCCCGTACGCTTCTCAAAGGGGCCGCCTTTCTCCTGCTCATCCTTGGCGGGTACGGGCTCAGCTTCTGGTTCGATTTCAGCGAACTTCTGCATCCGGAACGGATTACCGGCTGGCTTCAGCAAGCGGGACCATGGGCGCCGCTAATCTTTATGGCGCTGATGGCGACCTCTGTTGTCATCAGTCCGCTCCCGGACCTGCCGCTGGTCATCGCCGCCGGCGCCACATTTGGGATGGCATTAGGAACAGCCTATTCCGTTATCGGCGCGGAGATCGGTGCGATCGCAAGCTTTCTCATCGGACGCGCGTTGGGGCATGAGGTCCTGACCAAACTGCTGCGCACGAACGTCGTGTTTTGCGAGCGATGCTCGGACCGCCATCTGGCGATCTTTGTGTTCCTGGCTCGGCTGGTCCCGCTCTTTTCGTTCGATGTGGTCAGCTACGGCGCCGGCCTGACGAACATGTCCCTCCGAACATTTGCTGTGGTGACCTTTGTGGGGATGATTCCGCCGACGTTCGCGCTGACCTATGCGGGCAGTCAAGTTGTCTCAGGCGCGTGGCTGTTGATTCTGTCGGGTCTGGCCATGGTGGCCGTGATGCTGCTCCTTCCGATGCTGGTGCTCCGGTACCCCACCGCGCGGTGGGTTCGTCTCTTGCGCGGCGAGATGTCGGTCGCGGTCCATGTGCAGGTTCCGTTTATGCAACCGGTGGCTGCGGCCGTAGACGGCGCCCCACGATGCGATTCCTGCGGCGGACCGTTGCGCTAAGGCGGTCGCGGTTTTCCATCGTCCGGCCTGCGAATCATCAACCTTGGGCGCTCACGAACCGCCGATGGCTCCGTCGCTGCTGCATACGACAATCCTGACCCTGCTCGCGCTGGCCGCCTTTGCGGGCAACTCGGTGTTCTGCAGACTGGCTCTGACCAGCACGGATATCGACCCGGCGAGCTTTTCCAGCATCCGCCTCGTCTCGGGGGCCGTCACGCTCTGGCTGATCGTCCGGTGTCGCCGCGGACGCTCGGAGCTTGGGGGATCCTGGTCGTCGGCCGGCGCGCTGTTTGTCTATGCCGCCGCCTTCTCGTTTGCCTACGTGACGTTGCCGACTGGTGCGGGGGCGTTGCTGCTCTTTGGCGCCGTACAAGCCACGATGATCGGCGCAGGACTGTGGGCCGGCGAACGGATGAGCACAGGGCAATGGGGAGGGTTCGTCCTCGCGCTGGTCGGCCTGGTTGCCCTGCTGCTGCCGGGGCTGTCCGCTCCGCCCCTCGGCGGGTCGGTCTTGATACTCGCAGCCGGTCTCGCCTGGGGGATTTATTCGTTACAGGGCCGGCGCAACGGCGGGAAACTTTTTACGGACGCTTCCGCTGACGGGGCTGTTGAGCCTGATAACATGGTCGTGGGTGCGAATGGATGGGCCGGGCATTGCGTACGCGATACTGTCCGGCGCACTCGCTTCCGGGGTGGGCTATGCGGTCTGGTACGCCGCGTTGCGCGGGTTGACTGCCACCCGCGCCGCCACAGTGCAATTGATCGTGCCGGTCCTTGCGGCGCTCGGTGGCGTCGCATTTTTGGGCGAACCCATTACATTGCGCCAGGGCATAGCCACCGTGGCGATCCTCGGGGGCGTGGGACAGGTGCTCCGACGCCGCACCCGCTCATAGCCAGTCAACCACGCATCCATCCGGCGGCAATCTCCCTCAAAATTGTTCGAAGTGTCAGCTGGATAACAGAGCGCAGGAAGGCCTGTTGATACTATGCGACACATCAGCAGGTGGGTCACCGCATCGATTCATCCAGGCCCTCACCCAACAAGGCCTGCACAGGCAGAGGAGGAGACCATGGCACGCAAACACGAATGGACAACGAACGGCGGCAAGGCCGAAGCGGAGACGCCGACTGCGCCAGGGTTGCGGGCGGAAACCGAGCAACTGGCCTACACGTTCTACTGCGAATGTGGCTATGAGCATGGCCACGACCTTGAGCACTGGGCCGAAGCCGAGCGCCGCGTCCTCGAACAGCATCAAGGAAGGGGCTCGAAGGGCGGATAGGCTGCAGGGTTCTCCTGATACTGAGCCGCCACCGTGTTTCGGCCACGTTGTCACGGCTGTTCTTGAAAGGAAATGAATCATGAGCTTTCTCCGTACGATGCCCAGGGCCTCATTGATCGATGTCTTTCGCGCCTCTCCAGAATTTGCGAGGCCGCTGCACGAATTCGCTCAGGAGCTGATGCGAGGTCCCTCGCCCTTCACCGAAGGGGAGCGTGAACTGTTGGCCGCGTACGTGTCTAGCCTGAATCGCTGCGCCTTCTGCGAAGCCTCGCACACCGAAGTGGCGGTGAAGTATGGGTATGATCGTCAGCTGATCCAACAGCTCGCCCTGAATCTCGCGGAGGCGGATGTCACCGAGCGTCTGAAGCCGGTCTTTCGCTATGTGCGCAAACTGACCCTCCTGCCGGCCCAAGTCGTTCGAGTGGATGTCACGGCCATCTATGAGGCAGGTTGGGACGATACCGCTGTGTCTCACGCCGCGCTGGTCTGCGCCTTTTTCAGTTTCATGAACCGTTGGGTCGAGGGGCTAGGGGTTCAGTCAGATCCGACCGTGGTTCGGAAGGCCGGCGAGATGCTCCACAAGAAGGGCTATGAGGCTGTTATCGAGTTGCTGGATCACGCCCGGATACGAAGTCTGCCCGTCGCGGCAACAGGAGAGGCAAAGCCCGTTTCCTCCTAAACGCCTATGAGTTGGCGTAACGCACGCGCTTCTCGTTCATCCCCGGCGCATCGGATCAGCGTCTGCTTGTTGTCTAACGGCCGGTCTGTATTCGACGCGGGGATGTGGCGGCGCCACCCCCTCCTTCCGTTCAATACAAGAGATGTTGAGCCAGTCCGAGCCGTCGCAGTCGATACGGAATGTCGGAGTGTGCATTAAGAAAGGTCGTTCCTTGCCTGG containing:
- a CDS encoding TVP38/TMEM64 family protein; translation: MPRPDLLSARTRLRKQLPPRTLLKGAAFLLLILGGYGLSFWFDFSELLHPERITGWLQQAGPWAPLIFMALMATSVVISPLPDLPLVIAAGATFGMALGTAYSVIGAEIGAIASFLIGRALGHEVLTKLLRTNVVFCERCSDRHLAIFVFLARLVPLFSFDVVSYGAGLTNMSLRTFAVVTFVGMIPPTFALTYAGSQVVSGAWLLILSGLAMVAVMLLLPMLVLRYPTARWVRLLRGEMSVAVHVQVPFMQPVAAAVDGAPRCDSCGGPLR
- a CDS encoding DMT family transporter: MAPSLLHTTILTLLALAAFAGNSVFCRLALTSTDIDPASFSSIRLVSGAVTLWLIVRCRRGRSELGGSWSSAGALFVYAAAFSFAYVTLPTGAGALLLFGAVQATMIGAGLWAGERMSTGQWGGFVLALVGLVALLLPGLSAPPLGGSVLILAAGLAWGIYSLQGRRNGGKLFTDASADGAVEPDNMVVGANGWAGHCVRDTVRRTRFRGGLCGLVRRVARVDCHPRRHSAIDRAGPCGARWRRIFGRTHYIAPGHSHRGDPRGRGTGAPTPHPLIASQPRIHPAAISLKIVRSVSWITERRKAC
- a CDS encoding tetratricopeptide repeat protein — protein: MSAWSAAVVLTITFGCTVSHAEASFEVASEPTIRAAQDESLLHIDAGGRLFEQRDLEGAAREFREAIRLSPLNPMPHNNLGMILHLQGQPEAALVEFRESVALNPGSAPAWSNLGFAFFELEQLIPAMEAWRIAVDLNQQMAGTWAGLALGLFAGGHGDQASESYRKAIHLDPHYADLADLQTVRHWSVRALNHADMILRVLAARQQAYLSVSLM
- a CDS encoding DUF2934 domain-containing protein translates to MARKHEWTTNGGKAEAETPTAPGLRAETEQLAYTFYCECGYEHGHDLEHWAEAERRVLEQHQGRGSKGG
- a CDS encoding acyloxyacyl hydrolase is translated as MGAMIWINGGEAAAESSFAARDVMTKGTVELGGTVGYAQATTALGNASSANRSAVFVMPRVGVVLTDPLGTGWWQGNVEFLVQPVFARFTKPFAAEAAGGSFLIQYNFLSFGRWMPFWDAGAGMIWTNLAPRISEQSTQFEFTLETGPGVHYFVTDRLTWTMGVRLHHISNGGLGDRNTGINGVLPYVGISFFTPGFF
- a CDS encoding peroxidase-related enzyme (This protein belongs to a clade of uncharacterized proteins related to peroxidases such as the alkylhydroperoxidase AhpD.) — encoded protein: MSFLRTMPRASLIDVFRASPEFARPLHEFAQELMRGPSPFTEGERELLAAYVSSLNRCAFCEASHTEVAVKYGYDRQLIQQLALNLAEADVTERLKPVFRYVRKLTLLPAQVVRVDVTAIYEAGWDDTAVSHAALVCAFFSFMNRWVEGLGVQSDPTVVRKAGEMLHKKGYEAVIELLDHARIRSLPVAATGEAKPVSS